The following coding sequences are from one Musa acuminata AAA Group cultivar baxijiao chromosome BXJ2-4, Cavendish_Baxijiao_AAA, whole genome shotgun sequence window:
- the LOC135609661 gene encoding BEL1-like homeodomain protein 4 encodes MGIATQPSQLPFSYLSPTKVLTRPQPGPNSPTTSMSQGFHQGIFSFSEGFDRSANQEQQHHHIAQQSRRDKLRVQGFDAAGPPLVPIEEQGGEPSIYESAAVGAGNMLSDMFSFPAHGPTPIDLHANQISGSYHLPPRQTAVTGFSGDWYGPNRQGNQQQHQVTGLNTDPAAAMQLFLMNPPPQPRSQQQHPRSPSPPPPAAAPTLHQQHHPHQAFQSFGETPFGGRLVEGQGLSLSLSSSLQHLEMAKADDLRVREGGLYFSNQQQHPTLHLQGHVHGHGQQFHMGYTGTGMVSVLRNSKYAKAAQELLEEFCSVMSGQSKGSRVGRHRVGSSNINRNPSSGGGGGGASSTAAASTSSSKDVPPLSPADRFEHQRKKTKLISMLDEVDRRYSHYCDQMQMVVNSFDSVMGFGAATPYTALAQKAMSRHFRCLKDAIVAQLKQTCELLGDREGASSSGITKGDTPRLRLLDQSLRQQQSFSQMGMMEQEAWRPQRGLPERSVSILRGWLFEHFLHPYPSDADKHLLARQTGLSRNQVSNWFINARVRLWKPMVEEMYLQESKEEEGTEKEANQQRAPSPMQQQQQSQRLGTNAASESDASPSTSSISHRNHRFASSSDNPPPGLGAAHQPSSGVDDGVLVGVGQIGDVYRYYGAAATSELGPAARMRLGAAGDVSLTLGLRHAGGGTSEKSRFSVRDLGGC; translated from the exons ATGGGAATAGCGACACAACCGTCTcagcttcccttctcctacctcaGCCCAACCAAGGTCCTTACGAGGCCGCAGCCCGGGCCTAATTCGCCGACGACGTCTATGTCCCAAGGCTTCCACCAAGGCATCTTCAGCTTCTCCGAGGGCTTCGATCGCTCTGCAAACCAGGAGCAGCAGCATCACCACATCGCGCAGCAAAGCAGGAGGGACAAGCTAAGGGTGCAAGGGTTCGATGCCGCCGGACCCCCGCTAGTCCCGATCGAGGAGCAAGGAGGGGAGCCAAGCATCTACGAATCCGCCGCTGTCGGTGCCGGCAACATGTTGTCAGACATGTTCAGTTTCCCGGCGCACGGACCAACGCCAATCGACCTGCATGCCAACCAGATCTCGGGTAGTTATCATCTCCCGCCGAGGCAAACGGCCGTGACCGGCTTTTCCGGGGACTGGTACGGGCCGAACCGACAAGGGAACCAGCAGCAGCATCAGGTGACGGGTTTGAACACCGATCCAGCTGCTGCGATGCAGCTATTTCTCATGAATCCTCCACCGCAGCCGCGATCACAGCAGCAGCATCCAAggtctccatctccacctccacCAGCTGCTGCCCCAACTCTCCACCAGCAACACCATCCTCATCAAGCCTTTCAATCCTTTGGCGAGACTCCCTTTGGTGGGAGACTGGTAGAAGGCCAAGGGCTGTCGTTATCACTCTCTTCATCTCTGCAGCACTTGGAGATGGCCAAAGCTGATGATCTAAGAGTTAGAGAAGGTGGGTTGTACTTCAGCAACCAGCAGCAGCACCCTACGTTACATTTGCAAGGCCATGTTCATGGCCATGGTCAGCAGTTCCACATGGGCTATACCGGCACGGGTATGGTGAGTGTATTGAGGAACTCCAAGTATGCAAAGGCGGCGCAGGAGCTACTGGAGGAGTTCTGCAGCGTGATGAGCGGGCAATCGAAAGGGAGTAGGGTAGGGAGGCACCGCGTCGGGTCATCCAACATTAACCGTAACCCTagtagcggcggcggcggtggaggtgcGTCTAGTACGGCCGCTGCATCTACCTCCTCTTCCAAGGATGTCCCTCCCTTGTCTCCCGCTGACAGATTTGAGCACCAGAGAAAGAAAACCAAGCTCATCTCCATGCTTGACGAG GTCGACAGAAGATACAGCCACTACTGCGATCAAATGCAGATGGTGGTGAATTCCTTCGACTCGGTGATGGGGTTTGGAGCTGCAACGCCCTACACAGCTCTAGCGCAGAAGGCTATGTCGCGGCACTTCCGGTGCCTCAAGGACGCAATCGTCGCACAACTGAAGCAGACATGCGAACTCCTAGGCGACAGAGAAGGTGCGAGCAGCTCCGGGATCACCAAGGGAGACACCCCCAGGCTCCGGCTGCTCGACCAGAGCTTGCGGCAGCAGCAGTCCTTCAGTCAGATGGGAATGATGGAGCAGGAAGCCTGGAGGCCTCAGCGCGGATTGCCGGAGCGCTCCGTCAGCATCCTGAGGGGTTGGCTCTTCGAGCACTTCCTTCACCC GTATCCCAGTGATGCAGATAAGCATTTGTTGGCGAGGCAGACAGGTTTATCCAGAAATCAG GTTTCCAACTGGTTCATCAATGCAAGGGTGAGGCTATGGAAGCCAATGGTGGAGGAGATGTACCTGCAGGAGTCCAAGGAGGAGGAGGGAACAGAgaaagaagcaaaccaacaaagagcgCCATCACCaatgcaacagcagcagcaaagcCAGAGACTGGGAACCAATGCGGCGTCCGAGAGTGACGCGTCTCCCAGCACATCCTCCATCAGCCACCGCAATCATCGGTTCGCCTCCTCCTCCGACAACCCACCGCCGGGTCTGGGTGCGGCCCACCAGCCAAGCAGCGGAGTCGATGACGGTGTCCTTGTCGGTGTAGGACAAATCGGCGACGTGTACCGCTACTACGGGGCTGCCGCCACCTCTGAACTGGGCCCGGCTGCGCGAATGCGACTGGGGGCCGCCGGAGACGTGTCGCTCACGCTCGGGCTACGGCATGCCGGCGGCGGTACGTCCGAGAAGAGCCGGTTCTCAGTTAGGGACTTGGGCGGCTGTTAA
- the LOC103980858 gene encoding uncharacterized protein LOC103980858 — protein MATLNVHSPVFSACSVLMSLLFAYSASVQLDDPDWYFWFPLYAFAFGINLLHCGFTSNTLSRSAMSILCAGILLLVKVIVEGYVEGVAGLWSLNMRERIVREKLGSGLVVMSMLLHLKASHASKEAKKGRGEQAARSAESGMVILVAASIGLTVYFFLTVQEHMKF, from the exons ATGGCGACGCTTAACGTTCATTCTCCCGTTTTCTCCGCGTGCTCTGTGTTGATGAGCCTACTGTTTGCTTACTCTGCATCAGTTCAGCTGGATGATCCAG ATTGGTACTTTTGGTTCCCACTCTATGCCTTTGCCTTCGGCATCAATCTTCTCCACTGTGGCTTCACTTCCAACACCCTGAGTCGATCGGCCATGTCGATCCTCTGTGCTGGGATTCTCTTGCTCGTGAAGGTCATAGTGGAGGGCTATGTCGAAGGGGTGGCTGGGCTTTGGTCCTTGAACATGCGTGAGAGGATTGTGAGGGAGAAGCTTGGGAGTGGGTTGGTGGTGATGTCCATGCTTCTGCATCTCAAAGCTTCTCATGCTTCGAAGGAGGCcaagaaaggaagaggagaacaAGCAGCAAGATCTGCTGAATCCG GGATGGTGATTCTTGTGGCAGCGAGCATTGGACTCACCGTGTACTTCTTCCTCACTGTTCAAGAACACATGAAGTTTTGA